ATTGCGACTGCTTGATGAACCGGACGCCCTTGCCACCCCTTCGTCGCTCCGTCCCCTCCTCACTGTTGCCTTCACTACACAGTCATTCTTCCTCGCCTAGTTCAGCAGCCTCCTAACTCAcctccctgcctctgtctcttcccacctaGTCCGTCTTCTGGGCGCCCAGAGTCATTGTTCTAAATGAGTCAgagtaattgtttttctttttttctttttgagacagagtttcgctcttgttacccaggctggagtgcaatggcgcgatctcggcttaccgcaacctccgcctcctgggttcaggcaattctcctgcctcagcctcctgagtagctgggattacaggcacgtgccaccatgcccagctagtttttgtatttttagtagagacggggtttcaccgtgttgaccaggatggtctcgatctcttgacctcgtgatccacccgcttcggcctcccaaagtgctgggatgacaggcatgagccaccgtgcccgggtttttttatttactaaaaatcTCAGCTGCCTCTGCATTGCATAGAGCACAAACCTCAAGACCTGCAAAGCTGTCTTCTCACCCTACGTACATTTCCAACCTCATCTCTTACTGCCCCAGCACGTTATTCTCTAGCTCTGCTCAGCGACAGCGAAGCTTTCCCACTGCCAAGCCTTTGCACGTGCAGTTCCTTCTGCCTTTCCTCCCCAGCCTTCAGCACCCAGCTACCTGGAGTCTGGCACTCCTCCAGTGTTCAGTGGTTGATAGCCCTGCTTTTCCCGCAAGGCTTCAAGTTAAGAAATGAGGACGTGTCTTACTCATCCACATATCCCCATCACCTAAAATTATCAGGACCATGGTAAGTGTCCAATAAAGGAATGAATCGactctctggttttgtttttcagagtatGGAATCTTTTTGCACTGCTGAAACAAACACTCTCATGAAAATTTCGAAGTGCTAGACTGTAAAAATTCTGGAGTCTTCCTTAATTTTCTGATTAAGAAAAACACCAGAAATTAAACAcagtacataatttttttttaacatggtttatttttaaaagcaagatttGAAAGCTTGCCAAAATGAAATCAACTTGACTTTGATTTTAAAGTTTTGACTCAAGATTTAAAACTTGGCTGTCTTCGGTTTTCTACTTATTTATATCAAGGTGCTTCTGAGCTGGTAGGGTCCCTGTGAAAACCCACGAGTTTCGCCCAGATGGATGAAATGCTCGCTGTTAGTGAAGAGCCCCTGTTCAGATGAGCATTGCTAAGGCAATATTTGGGATGCATCACGCAACTCTCTGGAAACCAAACAGCCCTGCAACTCGGGTTAAAAATACGGCACAGAGCAGAGGAAAGTGGGGCTGTGTGAGAATCTGGAGTAGGCAGCCAAACCCTGTAGCAGGGAAAAAACACAGTTATAGAGTAGGCTTTGCCTCACCTCCTCTCTTTTGCTTTTCCCCACAGTATGAATTTATTTCAACAAAAGAATGAATACGTTGCAATTTGCCCGTTAGAGGAAAATTCTGAAGACTTTCCTAATGTGGCGGCAAAATATACTGGGCTCTCTTATCCACTGTTGCCTTTGAAGAAGTTGTCCTAGCTTGGGGCAAGTGTTGCAGAGGTGGTCAGGGTACAGAAAATCCACCAGCGCCATTGATCTGGATGGACAGTGGGTATTTTTTAGGATTTCACACCAGCATATCCAGAGTATTTATTCATTCGTCAGTATTTACTTGTTGCCTAACaagtccagtttctgttttaggAGCTGAGACACAGCTAATGAATAAAAACAGAGCACTGCCCTGGAAGCTTCTATTCCAGATGGAGAGACAGACGGTAAACAAATATGCCAGCCAGTGATGGGTGCTATGGAGAAACACTCAGCAGGGTACAGGGAGCAGAAAATGTGAGTGTGCAGGGGAAAGAGATTGCTCCTTCGCAGAAGTAGCCCAAAAAAAGGTGACATGCAAGCAGAGACCTGGAGATGAGGCAGTGGGCGATAGATACCCAGGAAGAGCATTCCCAAGGCAGAAGCATTAGCAAGTGATGCCAGGGGGGCTTGGCGCAGTCAGGGAATGAGTGAGGAAGGAAGCACATGGTAGAAAAGGTAGCAGGGGAGCAGAATGTGGGGTGCCTCATGAACCAATGCAAATAATTTGACCTTTACTGAGCAAGATGGGAAGCCATCGGAGAGTTCTGAGCAGAGACTGCGCAGTAGCAGTTTTACAGTTTGAAAGATCACTGTGGCTGCTGCTGGAGAATTGACAGCGGGaaatgaagaggaagcaaggagaCCATTTAGGAGGCTGCCTCAGTGGGCCAAGCGAGAGAGAACGGGGAATTGGAGCAGCGTTCCTGCAGCGGTGGCTGGGTTCTGGGTACGTTCCGGAGACGGAGCGCCATTCATCTTCATTACTTGCTGATTCTGTACTTGTGAATTTGCATAATTTGCATTCTCGTAAAATGTACATGGAACCCCCAAACCAGCACTTGTGCTACTTTTAGTCATTTGCTGACATGCAAGGCGGTGAAAATTTCGAGTACCCAGAGGCGCGTGTTCCCAGCTGAGGTCGAACAAAGTGACACTCTGCAGTTTCAGCCCTCACACCATGAACATCTTCTTGCAGTCTGTCTTGGGCCATTTATTTTCGCatttttcttagtgattttaCCATTTAAAATGGCACCCAGGTGTAGCGCTGAAGTGCTGTTTAACGTTCCTAAGCACAAGAGGGCTGTGAtgtcagcactgtgggaggttgaggcaggaggatcgcttgagtctgggagttcgagaccagcatgggaaacatAGAGACCCTTCCCTGctcgccatctctacaaaaaaaaatactctttagtATTGTTCCTAAGCATAAGAGGgctgtgataccagcactttgggaggtcaaggcaggaaaattgagcctgcagtgaactatgatcacaccacggcactccagcctgggtgacggagcaagaccgtctcaaaaaccaaaacaaaaattcaggTAAAGAGCTGTTGGCTGACTTCTATGTTAATGAATCCGcaatatacattacatatattaaataagggGTCTTTAAGTAGTAGCACACAAAAAACAGGTTACGTACTGATCCGCTGACAAAAATGTGACCAGTGGCTTTTAGGACCCTAACCCAATATGTCCCCTAGGCAGCAAGTTCAGTAtttgctaatttaatttttgtggtgACTATTTAGAACATAACTACCAAAAATAATGAGAACCGGCTGTACAGAGTAAAAGAGCaatttagaagttaaaaaaaagtgctgcagccgggcgcggtggctcaagcctgtaatcccagcactttgggaggccgaggcgggtggatcacaaggtcgagagatcgagaccatcctggtcaaaatggtgaaaccccgtctctactaaaaatacaaaacattagctgggcatggtggtgcgtgcctgtaatcccagctactcaggaggctgaggcaggagaattgcttgaacccaggaggcggaggttgcggtgagccgagatcgtgccattgcactccagcctgggtaacaagagcgaaactccgtctcaaaaaaaaaaaaaaaaaaaaaaaaaaaaaaaaaaaaaaaagtgctgcaaATAGGGTTCGGAAATACCTTAGCCTGTACAGAAAACTGCAggaagctgcatttttttttttttagacggagtcttgctctgtcacaaggctggaatgcagtggcacaatgtcggctcattgcaacctccacctcctgggttcaagcgattctcctgcctctgcctaccgagtagctgggaccacaggtgcgcgccaccatgcccagctaattttttaatttttagtagagacggggtttcaccacagccaggatggtctcaatctattgacctcatgatccgcctgccttggcctctcaaagtgctgggattacaggcgtgagccactgcgcccagctgaaagctgcattctttaagaaaatctacaatgaaggccgggtgcggtggctcaagcctgtaatcccagcactttgggaggccaaggcgggtggatcacaaggtcgagagatcgaaaccaacctggttaacatggtgaaaccccgtctctactaaaaatacaaaaaactagctgggcgtggtggtgtgtgcctgtaatcccagctactcaggaggctgaggcaggagaattgtctgagcctaggaggcggaggttgcggtgagctgagatcgcgccattgcactccagcctgggtaacaagagtgaaactctgtctcaaaaaaaagaaaatctacgaTGAAGAGTTAGGCTGGGTTACCATATTTGATTGACAACAGCTGAGAGAAGGGTAAACTATGGCTCCATGCGTGGGTTCTCATCCTGGCTGATGGAAATCACTTGAAGAGTTTAAGAAGCATTACTATCTGGGTTCCACCACAGAGCTTGAGTTGATATGGCATTATAAGTTGCAAAAGCTTGCTAGGTGATTCTAAACTAAGTTTTTGTGTAACAAAAACTTCTGAAAGCTTTATTTAGCATTCCTAAGAATCACCTGCAGAGCCTGTTAAAAGAGATTACTGGGTTCCACCCTCAGAGGTATTAATGAAGTCGATCTGGGATGGGACACAAGGTGATGCTCAAGCACCACGGCTACACGTTAAGTAGCACTGCCCTGCATCACTTCTATCACGAAGCCACAGAACCCAAGGGAACTCAGGCTGAACAAAGCCCAGCAACGGAGCTCCCTTCAGCCAACAGTAACTGTTCTCATCTCTTGGTTTCACTTTTCCTCTGTGGCCTTAACTCCTCCTCCACCTCACCTTCCACGCAGCTTGGTGGGCAGCCTCGGTCCGAGCTGCGAGAGCCTCATATCCACACATCAATCCTGGCTTTGCTCGGCCCACGTGTTCATTCTCGAGCCAGTCCCTGGAGAGAGATGAATGACCTGGCCGGCCTGACGAATGTGCTCATCTTTGTGAAAGGGGTGTAAGCCACAGTGTGCACAGAGCCTGAAAAGAAGACGCTCGCCCTGTCAGTTTTGTGTATTTAACAATTACTGCTACAGagaatttattccttcatttccatTTTCCCAATTTTATTCCAAAAAAGGGGGTGTGTGTGGAAGATGCAGATGTCCACGGAAAGTAACCCTCATCAATGACAGTAAAGTGTTCGACTGAACAGAAATGACGAGGACCCGATTCAGCATGTAACGTCCCGTTTTCCCACTGCACCAGtttagagaaaggcaaagcctCCTCGTGTGGAAGAGCAGGACAGCTTTCACACTGAAACGGTGCCCCAAGTGAGTGACCGAACCTGACGGGGTCTatctgtccttttctttctgttccttttctttcttctcacgCTCGGCTTTAGCTTCTTCTTCCTCATGCTTTTTGATCAACTGTTCCACTTCTTTCTGTTTGAGAACTCTGATTACCGTCTTTCCATTCTCTCTTGTTAGTGTTGCAATTTCCACTGAAAACAAACACGTGTTTATTTGCACTGCAGGCAGGCAGGCATACTTAGCAGAGAAACTTAACAGGCACTTGCGGTTTCTGCTCATCACATCATTGAAACCTTAGTTCAGCGCTCTCTTATGTTTTATGCTTAATATTATTACTCCCTTTTATGAGAACAAAATACCTTTGATCTTGTAATgttttaattacaatttttacTGAAATAGCTTCACCTCACCCGTTACAACTTTCTTAGCAGCCATTCCGTCACTCCCTTAGAAAAAGTGTGATTGACCAACTGCTATTGCTGGCCGACTTTTAGCTGGGCTGATCAGAAAGAACCACAATTTCAGTCAGAATCTTCAACTGgtaataacaattattttttatggaCTTtgcaagtctttttaaaaaaaaaaaaaaaattgggtgcagtggctcacaattgtaattccagcactttgggaggctgaggcgggcagatcatgaggtcaggagattgagaccatcccggctaacatggtgaaaccccatctccactaaaaatacaaaaaatgccgggcgtggtggctcaagcctgtaatcccagcactttgggaggccgaggcgggtggatcacgaggtcaagagatcgagaccatcctggtcaacatggtgaaaccccgtatctactaaaggtgcaaaaaattagctgggcatggtggcgcatgcctgtaatcccagctactctggaggctgaggcaggagaattgcctgaacccaggaggcggaggttgcggtgagccgagatcgcgccattgcactccagcctgagtaacaagagcgaaactccgtcttaaaaaaaaaaaaaaaaacaaaaaattagccaggcatggcagcaggcacctggagtcccagctacccaggaggctgaggcaggagaatcacttgaaaccgggaggcggagattgcagtgaactgagatcatgccactgcactccagcctgggtgacagaatgagactctgtttcaaaaacaaaacaaaaaaaggcatgAAATGGCCAAGAAAAGCAGACTAATACTAAGGGGAAGGAATTTTGTTTTGTACCAGGGAAATTGAGTCGTGTCTCCTTGAAATTGGGTGGAAGAAGACAACAGAGGGCAATCTGCAtgtaaatggcatttttttttctttttttttgttgagactgtgttttgctcttgttacccaagctggagtgcaatggcacaatcttggctcaccccaacctgtgcctcccaggttcaagcaattctcctgcctcagccttccgaatagctggggttacaggtgcaaaccaccatgcgtggctaattttttgcatttttagtagagaagaggtttcaccatgttggccaggttggtctcaaactcctgacctcaggtaatccaccctccttgatctctcaaagttctggggttacaggtgtgagccaccatgcctggccataagtGGCATTTTCTAAAGAACACCAGGAGCTAAACTGTCCTAATCTAAAGCGACATGTTAATTTACcagtttcttaaaaacatttagaaatttgagacggagtctctgtaacccaggctggagtgcagtggtgcaatcttaactcactgtagcctccacctccacctcccagttcaaatgattctcctgcctcagcctcccgagtagctgggattacaggtgtgcaccaccacgccaggctaatttttgtattttaaaagtagagccagggcttcaccatgttggccaggctggtcttgaactcctggcctcaggtgatccgcctaccttggcctcccaaagtgttggagttacaggcctgagccaccaccacgcccagttgaaatattctttttttgaaacagagtttcgcttttgttgctcgggctggagtgcaatgttgcggtcttgtcttagctcactgcaacctctgccttttgggttcagcctcccaactggctgggattacaggcatgcaccaccacgcccagctaattttttgtacttttagtacagacagtgtttctccacgttggtcaggctgtcttgaactcccaacctcaggtgatctgcctgcctcggcctcccaaagtgctgggattataggcgtgagccaccacacctggcctgaaatattcttttatatagtCATATAGCTTAAATTGAACAAAGTATCTGGAATTGCTAACATAAAATAAGTGATTAGTAGATTCGAAACAATAGGAGAGGCTATCACAACCCATGTAAAAGTTTTATCTCTGGTAAAGAAAACCAAACCtatgtacaaatatataaatacgtGCTATGTTttatcacacatacacacaagcaaaGATATCATTGATGAGAAGATTTGATAACTGTTAACTAAACATAGCACGGTACAGGATCTCTATCTGTGAGTACTGAGAATAGTATGTCCACAATTCACCAATGCTGACCTTGGTCAACCCACTTACCCTCAGTAAGCCCTAGTGTCCTCAGAAGACAGGGATAACATCACCTAATTCACAAGCCTGCTGTTTCAATGAACTAGTATAACACATTAAAACCTAACCTACTCGGTCTAACGAAGTAAAGGAGAGAACATGAGTTACCTTTCTCAGCAGACAGTTTACTAACATCCATGGTCTTATTTAGCACTTTGATAGCTAAAGCCAGTGCTGACTTCAACGTCATTTCTCCTTCTTTGTAGTCTTGTTTCAACATTGACACAGCCGCCTATAAAACACGAATCAACACAGAAGtttaagtttttacatttttttagaaaCATGGATTGGTCTACAAGAAAAATGcctaaataattattataatgatcattatttgagatggagtttcgctcttggtgcccaggctggagtgcaatagcgtaatcttggctcactgcaacctacgcctcccaggttcaagcatttctcctgcctcagcttccccagtagctgggattacaggcatgtactaccacatccagctaattttgtatctttagtagagacggggtttctctgtgttggtcaggctggcctcgaactcctgacctcaagtgatccgcctgccttgacctcccaaagtgctgggattacaggcggaagcCACCGTAAGCAGCCTCAATTATGACTGGCATTACAagtatcaacattttttttttttttaaaagacacaggggctcactctgttgcccaggctggagtgcagtggtgtgatctcagctcactgtatcctcagcctccccaggctcaggtgatcctcctcccaccttggcctcccaggtagctaggattacaggcacatgccaccgcacccagctaagttttgtattttttgtagagatggtgttttgccatgttgcccaggctggtctcaaactcctgagctcaagtgatgtacctgcctcagcctcctaaagtgttgggattacaggcatgagccaccatgcctggcccatataaAGAATTTTGATGACAGGCAAGGCACACATGGCACGAGGTGAGAGGAGTGGGTACTGATGCTCTATAAagtacctcagtctcccaaggggTCTGTCATAGAATTCAGGGGATCTGTAAACTAGGTTGTGAAACAAAATTACAACTTCTAATTTTACAACTCTTAATtgaaaattggcatttaattatTAATGTAGTTAACAAACCCCAATATATTAGCTATACCAGCAATTCTGTCACCAACAGAAATCACAAATATTTCCATATCACATTAAGATtgttgcagctattgtaaaataTTGTGTACGTTCATCACCACTGCAAAATTACGGCAGTTATGAGACCTTCTGCTAGATTTTATAGCACAACAAAAATACTCACAGCACTATTATTTCCAATGCACGTGGCCTTCCATCCACCGTAATTTCCACTGGGGTCACTCTGATAGAGCTGAAAGCCATAATGCTTATCCCAGCCAATGTAGAGCAATGAAACACCAAAGGGACGTTTgcctttaacaaagaaaaaaaaccaaatatatcAATAATCTAAATTTAGTATCACTATAGTTACTTGAGCTCAGTGAGTGTAGCTAAACCCTTCTCTGTGAACTTAAGCGTTCATAAACTGTTTTGTATTCTGGCTACCATAGATAAGCTCTATGACAAATTCCACGTCTGTTTCTATGATTTGGACACAGCCAGGAGAGGgaatagaccaggcgtccccaaactttttacacagggggccagttcactgtccctcagacaggtggagggccgccacatcctgtgctcctctcacggaccaccaatgaaagaggtgccccttcctgaagtgcggcagggggccggataaatggcctcagggggccatagTTGGGGGACGCCCGGAATAGACAGAGGACCAGGGCTGAATTTCATTATTATGTAAACAGCAGTTAGCGTCCAGATTTGAAAATGTTATCTCGGACTTTACATATCCTATTAATAAAACTATGGTAATTTACACGGTGGAGGAAACAGGTTCACTCATGAAATAAGAATGTAGGGATTTCTAGTGTTCTACACCACTGTAAGATTAATATAGTTAACTGTAACACGTTAGTTTCGAATAGCTAGAAGGATATGGAAGGCTCCCAACACAGCGAAGTGTTTGAGACGATGAATGTGCCAATTATCCTGATCTGATCATTGTATGTACCGAAACATGATGTACCCTATGAATACATACAACTAttatttgccaatttaaaaaatttaatttaaaacaaaaggatctatttttcaattttttactaCCTCAAAAATGTTGTAAGTCATAAAATGACTTAACTTTttggaataaaattttcaaaaaaattaagtaccTCCAAATTGTGTATAAGCTTGTTTGATGTCACACAGTGCTGTAACCAATTGTTCACAAGGTATTGGCTCCTGATACTGTAATAAATACCTAGGATAAAGAGATCAGCGCATTAGTTTTCTCTAAAACACAGACAGACTCTAAGGTAAATACTCTCTGAAAAGCAATCTATGCCATAGGGACAACCTAACATCCGAATATTCTCATAGTAAATAACATTTTGTTaagtttggtttaaaaaaaaattctgtaattttcaattaaaatatttttaatgattttactCTTTGCAAAAGTGAGCTCTCCATAGAAACGTCAAAACTGATTTATCATTTATGCTATTTATGACCATACCTTTGAGCAATGAGCCTTAGTTCGTTAGTCAGAACATTAGCATCAGAAGTTATGCCTGCCACACTGCAAGCCATATCccttaaagagaaaaagacagtgaTCTGTAAGCAGGCAAGACATTTGTGAGGGGCCTGCAAGTATTAACGCACAGAgttctattaaatatttactcCACTTGCTTCACAGCAGCTACTTCAGAAAAATCCTAcggaagttttatttttgtaagagacATTTACTTGATGTCATTCAACATGAAGACTAACCAATGTGCCCTTAAGTTCTTTAATCGATGTACTGATCATTACCACCCTATGAATAGGGTAAGAGAATCAGCGCCAAGAAGCTAAAGTAAATCTCAAGATGTagcaacaaagaataaaaagacaggCCGGCCAcaatggctcacagctgtcatcccagcactttgggaggccgaggtagacagagagcttgtgcccaggagttcaagaacagcctgggcaacatggcaaaatcccattttaacaaaaaataaaaaactgggtgtggcggtgcacacctatagtcccagctacttgggaggctgaggtgggaggatcacttgagcccgggaggtagaggttgcagtgagccaagatggcatcgccatactccaccctgggtgacagagcaagaatctgtctcggggttaaaaaaaagattttgctaGACAGACAGACTGCTCTTGATTAGTATTCATTTCCTAAGGTCTGGCTGGACAGAGGTTAACAGGGGACAATGACAGGAGGGTTTAAAGCCTGCCTAGGAAGCACAGGGCTATGCTCCTTTTAGaggtgtttatttccttttttttttttttttttttttttaagacggggtttcaccatgttggtcaggctggtcttgaactcctgacctcaggtgatccacccgccttggcctccaaagtgcttggattacaggcatgagccaccatgcctggcctctgcgTAGCTATTCTAAACAATATTTTGAGGACCTACTACATGCCAAACACTATACTattgtatttcattcattttatttcattaaactgCCACAACCACTTTAGGAGGCTCTGGGACCCAAAGAAATTaaattgggctgggcgtggtgtcttacgactataatccaagcactttggagaccaaggtgggcggaccacctgaggtcggagttcaagactagcctgaccaatacggtaaAACcacgccttaaaaaaaaaaaagaaaagaaattaaataattggtGCAAGGTCACATAGCCTGTATGGGTGAAGCCTGGACTTGAACCCAAATCTCTGTGACTAAGTCTGTACCCTTATCATTACACAATGCTGGCTTCTCCATTAAGTGTTTGCTCTGCACTTAAAAGGAATAACACCTGGTACCAGGCCTCAAAGAGGTTTCAAGCAAAATAAAGGCACAACTTCAATTCTACCATATCACACGGAAGAGCCCTCCCAAATTACATAGCTCCCACTTATGTGAGGAagtgagatattttttaaaactctttcctaAAATCTAACTTACTCATTGAGTTTataaattttttcagaaaaaaagacttcatCAAGAAGCTTGTGGATGTTGCGTCTCTCTGCTGCAAGCAAAACACCATCATTTGCTAAAATTCCCAAACAGGTGCCTGCATGTCCAATCGCTTCCATGGCATATTCGACTTGGTACAAGCgacctataaaacaaaagcaGTGAGAAGCCAAGACTTCACTGGCCCAAAAGAAATCTGCAATGAAGCAAGCTAGAAACAAAAGTCCCGCTTTTACTC
The sequence above is a segment of the Saimiri boliviensis isolate mSaiBol1 chromosome 2, mSaiBol1.pri, whole genome shotgun sequence genome. Coding sequences within it:
- the PSMA4 gene encoding proteasome subunit alpha type-4; translation: MSRRYDSRTTIFSPEGRLYQVEYAMEAIGHAGTCLGILANDGVLLAAERRNIHKLLDEVFFSEKIYKLNEDMACSVAGITSDANVLTNELRLIAQRYLLQYQEPIPCEQLVTALCDIKQAYTQFGGKRPFGVSLLYIGWDKHYGFQLYQSDPSGNYGGWKATCIGNNSAAAVSMLKQDYKEGEMTLKSALALAIKVLNKTMDVSKLSAEKVEIATLTRENGKTVIRVLKQKEVEQLIKKHEEEEAKAEREKKEKEQKEKDR